A window of Candidatus Poribacteria bacterium genomic DNA:
GCTAAATCTGCCAAATAATCCGCCTTTGCTATGTCATCTTGTGGTACAGAGTCGGCGGCCTCAACGCATTGCCGGATCCACTCCTCAGGTTCCGTATTTTCAGGGCGCTTCATCAACGGCGTAAAAGGTATTAAGCCCTTTACACCCGCTTCGAGAAACGGTAAACCTTCCAAATCGTATAGCCGGATCACCTTGTATCGGATGCGAATCTCATAGTCCACCATCTCTTGAATATATTCACCGGGGTCTGTTCTACCCGCTCGCGGGTGCAGGTAGATAACGTGCGAATAAATCGGCAGCTGAAAGGCATCAATCCCTCTGCCAACATAACCTGCCATACGATACGGCATCGGGACCTCTCTACTATCGTGTGTTTGCATTTCCAAATGCACAATAACTTCTTTGCCGTGGACGTTTGCGCGTATAAAACTATCCGCCCGATTAGATCTGACAGTGGGCTGCTCGGTTTCAAGTACCTCAATCACTTCCGCCTCCGGGATACCGAGGCTAAACTGTAACCAATCTTCGGGGTTTTGGTGAATCAGTATTTTTGAAACGGTATCATATTGTTGCCGGCTATTAGATGCCGTCCACTCCCGTCTTTGCGCCATATCAGATACACTGGCGGTACAAAACCACGTCAGTCCCTTTCTCATCCACAGTAAGTTTTTAAAGTCTAACACATATTAGCAGTGGATGTCAAACAATTTGGCGAATGCACGCCTATTCTCTCTTGAACAGCAAACGGGAATCTGTTAGGATATTGGGAAAGAAAAAACAGGAGGATGGACGATGACAACCAACGCAACACTCGAAAAAATCCACCCATTTTTTATCGTCGACAACCTTGGGAAGTCAATTGACTTCTACAATCAAAAACTCGGTTTTGAGACAGACCTGCTTATCCCAGAAGATGATCCGTTTTTCGCGATCGTGTCTCGTGATAATGTACGGATTCTTCTCAAACATATAACGGAATTTATTCATCCAGTACCGAACCATACTCGGCACGAATGGGCACGGTGGGACGCTTTTATTTTCACTCCCGATCCTGACGCGCTGTTTGCGGAGTATCAGTCTCGTGGACTGGAATTCCACGAACCGCTCGAAGACACCGACGATGGTCTCCGCGCTTTTGAACTTAAAGATCATGATGGGTATGTTTTGTGTTTTGGGAAGCCGCTTTGAATGGAGATAGATATGCGATGTTAATTGTCTGAATCGCGGATTACACGGATTACGCAGATTTACGCGGAAGAAGTTCCCTTGCGCCAGCAGAGCAACATGATGGTTATGTGTTGTGTTTTGGGAAACTGCTTTGATGGCACATGAGCTCGGGCGTGATTAACTATCGTTGAGATTTTTCAATAGCACCCAAAAGGGTATGTGCGCTCTGATAGTCTTTATCAATCCTTAAAGCTAATTCAATGGAACTTTTTGCTTGTTTATGAGCACCCTTTCCAAGATGAGCAAGACCTAAGTTGTAGTACGCTTCTTTGAATTTGTGGTCAACGTCTACTGCTTCACTAAAAGCATTTATTGCCTTACTATACTCTCTCATTTCCAAATAAACACACCCAAGATTATAATGTGTTATTGCAAATGTTAAGTCAACCTGTACTGCGTCCCTAAAAAAGTCTACTGCGTTGTCATAATCCTTAAGCTTAAAAGCCTCGATTCCATGATTAGTATACTTAACAGTTGCTAGAGGAACCTCGTCCCTATACTCATCAATTTGCTTCAGTGGCTCTGGAAGTACTGGATCAATAGATCGGTCATCGCCCGATTCCTTACCAGAACCGTTCTGTTTAGCAATGATCAACTGGCTTTGTAATGATCTTTTCTCTTCCCGTAGCTTTTGGTTTTGGCGAATGAGATTTTGGTTCTGATCTTGCAATTTTTGGTTTCCGGCGAGAGTTTCTGTTTTTTCGTTTCTGAGCCGCTGGATAGTAGCATTCTGATCTACAACCCCTGATTTACCTTCATCTATTTGATTCCGCAATGTTCGGTTTTTGCGGAGAGCGACAGCATTGTCGTTTCGTAACCGTCGAATTTCAGTATTTTTTTGAACCACTTGATTCTGCAATGTTCGGTTTTTGTTTTTCTGTTCATTTAACTGCCTCTGCAAACTTGCCATATTTCCAGATGTAGTGTTTATCATAGAATTCTTACTTGTCAATTCTTTTTGCAATTCACCATTAACACGATTGAATTCCTCATTAGTATTTTCCAGAGCCTGAATTTCTAATTCCCTTTGAGCGATCCGCTTTGTCAACACAGCGTTTTGTGAGAGAGAGACATCTTTCGCATTCATTTGTATTAAAAATGCGATAAAACAAATGAATAACCCTAAACCCAAAGCACCAGTCGTAACGGAATGCCAACTACCTTTTAATGCGCCAACAATATATTGCCAAAGGTTAATTATAGATAGCGGATTGGCATCCCGTTTTGGCAGTATCGCTTCCAGCGGTTTTAACTGATCAATCGAAGTTTTAGCACAAAAATCCTTTAGGGTTGCAGTCAGCTGCTGAACATCAGGTGACAAGTTGGCAAGCTGCTGGAAAACGTCTGATTGGTCAGGATTTTCAAAATCCTTTTTTGAAAACAATAAGCCTCTATCAACTCGCTTCTCATCTCCAAACTGAGTCCAGAGGTCCGGTTTTTCGGATAGACTCAAAAACGAAAGGTAAATAACCAACTCGGAGAAATAGTCAACCTTTTCACTGGCTTTTCCACCGCCTGCGATTCTTTGTGGATGTTGATACTCTGGTAAACCGACAATCTGCTCCGCTTGACCGTGAAGCGCGGGAACAGACAAACTGTCGTAGTCTATCAATTTAATTTCAATAGCAGCACCATTTCGCTTAATCAGTATATTTCCATCTTGAAGATCTCCGTGCGAAATCTTGTGGTCGTGGAGGGTTGCAACCATTTTTCGAAACTCATCGGCTATAACTTTAAAAACGTGAGGATCCTGTGAATTTTGTTCAATAAACTTTCGGAGCGATACACCGTCTGCCCATTCCATTCGTGTGATCGGATACTTGGTGTTATTTATCAAAACGCCTTCTGAAACGTACTCAAAATCAACAAAATATTGTAAACGACGCTGTTTCAGGTAAGTAGATATTTTTTCATACCGATTCTTAGCATTACCGACATCTTTAACCCAACATCGCAGCGCGAAAGTTTTAGAGGCAACTCTAACAGGATAGACTCTCGAAAAACCGCCAGATATTCCCTTCATGGGTGTTCCGTTTCTCAGTACAGGGTCCAACACACTGAAATCGAAAGCATTCTTGATAAAGAATTCATAATCGGAAAAACTTGGCCAAAGCATCACGTTCTCCAAGTCGGATATTCCCCTAATCTGGTTTTAGTAGGAAGTAGAATATCAGGTAAAGACCGACAAACATTCCGCCTCCTGCAAGTAGACAAATCAAGAGAACGAACCAAGGATTTTGTTGCCGTTCTAACTCCTGATCAGAAGACTCAAATTTTGGTAGTTGTCGTTCAAATTCGACAGAAATTAGCATAAATGCCACATCATCATTGGCAAGACGGATATTTTCTGCCTCTCGTGCTTTTTCAACGAAGTCATTAAATTGTTCCCAACAGTCTATACAAAGGAGTTGTTTAAGTGCGTCACCCAATTCCCCAATTTCTTTATGTTGTATAATCCATTTTGATAGAGCATCAGTGGCTAAGATAAATATATCGCCATGATTCGTTTGCCCTGCTACAAAAATTGGCTCATCGGAATTATCCTTCTCAAAACTAGTAAAAATCCCGGGGCGATTTGTAAAATCTTCTGATTTTTTTATCAGGTAACTCTCTTTTAGTCCAGACTCCCCAATGTGAAATAAACAACTATCTCCTATAATCATTGCTTTCCATTCCGCTTCAGTTTTGTCAATTTCAAGTCCAATAAAGGTGGAAGCAGCAGATTCTAATTTGGATAACCTATCTATATGGATAAACCTCTTTGTTTTTTGAACCCTTAAAGTTACTTGCTTTAACCATTTCTGTCGGAGAGGATTTATCCATTCTTTCCAACCCTCCTTTTCTTCTAAAGATTCTAAAGATAAAGTAGTCTCTTCACAGAAACCCTTTACGAGGAGTTCCGCCCATATTTTTGGATAGAACGACCTTGTTGCGCCATCTGCGACTGCGTAACGGGATATATCTTCGTTAAGCTCAATAGCATCTTGGCAATCAGTTAAAGTTCCTCCCTTTTTATGCGTAATAAATTTGTTAGACTTTAACTTTACCATCAGAATAATTCCTACGAATCAATTTTCAAAGTATTTTCTCGTATGTCCATTTTATGTGAGTGATCGGAAATGCATTCAACAGAACAGACTATTGAAAACCGTCGGGCACCTAAAGCTTTGTAGTTTTGAATTTTAGATCTAATACACTTAAATCAAGCGTACATCAGAGCGAATTCATAGATGAGTTGGGTTGACCATAGTATGACTATCCTAAACTTAAGTGGGGTAATTACCTCTCAACATATAGCACTTCTTCAGATATAAAGACCATGAACCCCAGCGAGCGAAGTCTTTGTTAACTACTCTTTTCACCTACAACTACTAAAGCCCCTGTACCCAAAGTGCCAAATTCTAATATCTTGGTTAATCCCACCTCAGTTACATTATGACCGAAACATTTCGCATTAGGCTGAGGAGAAAAACCGTGATTTTGAGCCTCTTCGCGTAAGACATCAGGTAAATCACTAGAAATAGTAAATAAAAACTCAGCCGAGGGATCTTGTGAAAACTGCACCTTGTCGTGTGGAAAAATCATTTCACTACCGCCGTTAGCAATGTGGACATTGAACACTAAGACATTACCATCTGTAGTCTGAAAATTCATTACCCTTCTTGCAACATCAGCTGTTAAAAAAGGATCAGCAGCTTCACCATCAGTGATATTAAAAACGACAGGTGGAAAATTATCTGGCCACTCAACACACCACTGTTCCACAATCTCAGCAGCGCGCTCAAAGGCAGTATGCATCGGTGTACCGTTATTTGCTTGTGGCCGCAACCATATCGGCAAATTTGCCTCAATCTCGACGACCCCACCTGCGCCATCCGGTATTAACCTTTTGACTTTTTTTTCTTCAAGCGGTGATGCATGCAAATCTGAAATCATGCCATCAACGACGGAATGCACCTGATCACCATAGCCAATCAAACATACACGGCACCGATCTTTTACCCCGTCTTCAGTATCACAAGCCAAACCGAGTTCATAAATAATACGACTCACAATTAGTGCTGCC
This region includes:
- a CDS encoding protein phosphatase 2C domain-containing protein → MVKLKSNKFITHKKGGTLTDCQDAIELNEDISRYAVADGATRSFYPKIWAELLVKGFCEETTLSLESLEEKEGWKEWINPLRQKWLKQVTLRVQKTKRFIHIDRLSKLESAASTFIGLEIDKTEAEWKAMIIGDSCLFHIGESGLKESYLIKKSEDFTNRPGIFTSFEKDNSDEPIFVAGQTNHGDIFILATDALSKWIIQHKEIGELGDALKQLLCIDCWEQFNDFVEKAREAENIRLANDDVAFMLISVEFERQLPKFESSDQELERQQNPWFVLLICLLAGGGMFVGLYLIFYFLLKPD
- a CDS encoding tetratricopeptide repeat protein, which encodes MLWPSFSDYEFFIKNAFDFSVLDPVLRNGTPMKGISGGFSRVYPVRVASKTFALRCWVKDVGNAKNRYEKISTYLKQRRLQYFVDFEYVSEGVLINNTKYPITRMEWADGVSLRKFIEQNSQDPHVFKVIADEFRKMVATLHDHKISHGDLQDGNILIKRNGAAIEIKLIDYDSLSVPALHGQAEQIVGLPEYQHPQRIAGGGKASEKVDYFSELVIYLSFLSLSEKPDLWTQFGDEKRVDRGLLFSKKDFENPDQSDVFQQLANLSPDVQQLTATLKDFCAKTSIDQLKPLEAILPKRDANPLSIINLWQYIVGALKGSWHSVTTGALGLGLFICFIAFLIQMNAKDVSLSQNAVLTKRIAQRELEIQALENTNEEFNRVNGELQKELTSKNSMINTTSGNMASLQRQLNEQKNKNRTLQNQVVQKNTEIRRLRNDNAVALRKNRTLRNQIDEGKSGVVDQNATIQRLRNEKTETLAGNQKLQDQNQNLIRQNQKLREEKRSLQSQLIIAKQNGSGKESGDDRSIDPVLPEPLKQIDEYRDEVPLATVKYTNHGIEAFKLKDYDNAVDFFRDAVQVDLTFAITHYNLGCVYLEMREYSKAINAFSEAVDVDHKFKEAYYNLGLAHLGKGAHKQAKSSIELALRIDKDYQSAHTLLGAIEKSQR
- a CDS encoding VWA domain-containing protein encodes the protein MAYSNIPIGTPNPGCFVILVDQSWSMNEEWKSGTKAEAAALIVSRIIYELGLACDTEDGVKDRCRVCLIGYGDQVHSVVDGMISDLHASPLEEKKVKRLIPDGAGGVVEIEANLPIWLRPQANNGTPMHTAFERAAEIVEQWCVEWPDNFPPVVFNITDGEAADPFLTADVARRVMNFQTTDGNVLVFNVHIANGGSEMIFPHDKVQFSQDPSAEFLFTISSDLPDVLREEAQNHGFSPQPNAKCFGHNVTEVGLTKILEFGTLGTGALVVVGEKSS
- a CDS encoding VOC family protein, with the translated sequence MTTNATLEKIHPFFIVDNLGKSIDFYNQKLGFETDLLIPEDDPFFAIVSRDNVRILLKHITEFIHPVPNHTRHEWARWDAFIFTPDPDALFAEYQSRGLEFHEPLEDTDDGLRAFELKDHDGYVLCFGKPL